A genome region from candidate division KSB1 bacterium includes the following:
- a CDS encoding ABC transporter permease: protein MQRILYLLQKEFRQVFRDRMMVAIMFVAPVIQMLLLGSVMTTDVKNVKLLIYDADKSFASRELGRKFMNNPYFDFIGYTESAAAIHEALDKWQAQIGLLIKPHFGRDLERGLRPEVQLVADGLDGNTAGIALGYAQGILTSFAPDVAAIQPVKALLVNETRLWYNLNLESKHYMVPGLIGLLATIVTMFLTSMGLVREKEIGTLEQLMVTPIRRAELIIGKILPFVIIGFVEINVMFGVAFLVFKLKLAGSYFLFLGVSLVYFMTALGLGIFISTLAETQQQAMFISWFFMIFLMLMSGFLTPVANMPEAWQKVTYLNPLRYYVNLLREIFLKATPLEFLWNEILPLAVFGLLIFVASAMKFHKRVN from the coding sequence ATGCAACGAATTTTATATTTGCTCCAAAAAGAATTTCGCCAGGTTTTTCGCGACCGCATGATGGTGGCGATCATGTTCGTGGCGCCGGTGATTCAGATGCTGTTGCTGGGCTCGGTGATGACCACAGATGTGAAGAATGTCAAACTCTTGATTTATGATGCGGACAAAAGTTTTGCCAGCCGCGAGCTTGGTCGAAAATTCATGAACAATCCTTATTTCGATTTTATCGGCTACACCGAAAGCGCAGCGGCTATTCATGAGGCCCTGGACAAATGGCAGGCGCAAATCGGATTGTTGATCAAACCGCATTTTGGCCGCGATCTCGAGCGCGGGCTGCGGCCGGAAGTGCAGCTTGTTGCCGACGGCCTCGACGGCAACACCGCCGGCATCGCCCTGGGTTACGCGCAAGGCATTTTGACCTCTTTCGCGCCAGACGTCGCAGCCATTCAGCCGGTCAAGGCTCTGCTGGTCAACGAAACACGTTTGTGGTACAATTTGAATTTGGAGAGCAAACATTACATGGTCCCCGGTCTCATCGGGTTGCTGGCCACAATCGTGACGATGTTTTTGACTTCGATGGGACTCGTGCGCGAAAAAGAGATTGGCACGCTGGAGCAATTGATGGTGACGCCGATCCGGCGCGCCGAGCTGATCATTGGCAAGATTTTGCCGTTTGTGATCATTGGTTTTGTCGAGATCAATGTCATGTTCGGCGTGGCTTTTCTGGTTTTCAAGCTCAAATTGGCGGGAAGCTACTTTTTATTTTTGGGCGTGTCATTAGTTTATTTCATGACGGCGCTCGGCCTCGGCATTTTCATTTCGACGCTGGCGGAAACCCAGCAGCAGGCGATGTTCATTTCGTGGTTCTTCATGATCTTTTTGATGCTGATGTCGGGCTTTCTCACGCCGGTCGCCAACATGCCGGAGGCCTGGCAAAAAGTGACGTATCTCAACCCGTTGCGCTATTATGTCAATCTCCTGCGCGAGATTTTTTTGAAAGCGACGCCGCTCGAATTTCTGTGGAACGAGATCCTTCCGCTGGCGGTTTTCGGCTTGCTCATTTTTGTTGCGAGTGCAATGAAGTTTCATAAGCGCGTGAATTGA
- a CDS encoding ABC transporter permease has translation MSSRIIPIIRKEFIHIRRDFRTLIIIFVMPVVQLLMFGYAINMEIQNIDLAVIDHSNTPASRDLVRAFQGSRFFTAIDFDGGESAIEQLFQQRLAKAALIIPPDFAPAINGPLPVSVQVLIDAGDSNTAQLIQNYVNGVLQIYNAERGVTAPFEARTTIRYNPSLKSAYFFVPGLVALILMMISALLTSLTIAREKETGTMEQILVSPIRPLEIIIGKVVPYIFLAFADGILILLVARFWFKVPVTGHLALILLACLLYVCVALAFGLLISTRARTQQVAMMGALMGTMLPTVMLSGFIFPIASMPKVLQFVTYIIPARYFLPVIRGVMLKGNTIFHLWLPLGVLVLMGIVFLAISAKRFKMRLEV, from the coding sequence GTGTCATCCCGCATCATTCCCATCATCCGCAAAGAGTTCATCCACATCCGGCGCGATTTTCGGACACTGATCATTATTTTTGTGATGCCGGTGGTCCAGCTATTAATGTTCGGCTATGCCATCAATATGGAAATTCAAAATATTGACCTGGCGGTGATCGATCACTCGAACACGCCGGCAAGTCGCGATCTCGTGCGCGCATTTCAAGGCAGCCGTTTTTTTACGGCAATTGATTTTGATGGCGGCGAATCTGCCATTGAGCAGCTTTTTCAACAACGCCTGGCAAAAGCGGCGCTGATTATTCCGCCCGATTTTGCGCCGGCGATCAACGGGCCGCTGCCGGTCTCGGTGCAAGTGTTGATCGACGCCGGCGATTCCAATACGGCGCAGTTGATTCAAAACTATGTCAACGGCGTTCTGCAAATTTACAATGCGGAACGAGGTGTGACCGCGCCGTTCGAGGCGCGCACGACGATTCGATACAACCCCAGCCTGAAAAGCGCGTATTTTTTCGTTCCCGGCCTGGTGGCGTTGATTCTCATGATGATCTCGGCGCTGCTCACCAGTCTCACGATTGCGCGCGAAAAAGAAACCGGCACGATGGAGCAAATTCTGGTGTCGCCGATTCGCCCGCTTGAAATCATCATCGGCAAAGTGGTGCCGTACATTTTCCTGGCGTTTGCGGACGGCATTCTGATTTTGCTGGTGGCGCGCTTTTGGTTCAAGGTGCCGGTGACCGGCCATCTCGCCTTGATTTTGTTGGCATGTTTGCTGTATGTGTGCGTGGCGCTGGCCTTCGGTTTGTTGATTTCCACCCGCGCGCGCACGCAGCAGGTGGCGATGATGGGCGCGTTGATGGGAACGATGCTGCCGACCGTCATGCTTTCCGGTTTTATTTTTCCGATTGCTTCGATGCCGAAAGTATTGCAGTTTGTGACGTATATCATTCCGGCAAGATATTTTCTCCCGGTCATTCGCGGCGTGATGTTGAAGGGCAACACGATTTTCCATCTTTGGCTGCCGCTCGGCGTGCTGGTTTTGATGGGAATTGTATTTTTGGCGATCAGCGCGAAGCGATTCAAGATGAGGCTCGAAGTGTAA
- the rsgA gene encoding ribosome small subunit-dependent GTPase A, translating to MQSLESFGWNEFFANSFAPFAEQGYSAGRVMVQHKTQYELYTENGERRAETTGKMQYEARSKDDLPVVGDWVIMRPREEGMATIYGILPRKSKFSRKAAGKKNEEQIVAANIDTVFLVAGLDGDYNLRRMERYLVVAWESGANPVIVLNKVDLCHDIAEVMQEVDSIALGVPIVVMSALNDQGLDELLSHIKKGKTGALLGSSGVGKSTIINHLLGKEILKTQEVRENDDRGRHTTARRELILLPSGGLLMDTPGMRELQLWGGDDGIKEAFDDITELAQQCRFRDCRHGVEPDCAVQQALQDGALAPDRFESYLKLQKEIAYLHRKEDKVAELLQREKWRKIHATYKKLYKQR from the coding sequence ATGCAAAGCTTGGAATCTTTCGGCTGGAATGAATTCTTTGCCAACAGCTTCGCACCATTCGCTGAGCAAGGTTACAGCGCCGGGCGGGTGATGGTGCAGCACAAGACGCAATATGAGCTTTACACGGAGAACGGCGAGCGGCGCGCGGAGACGACGGGCAAGATGCAATATGAAGCAAGGAGCAAGGATGATTTGCCGGTTGTGGGCGATTGGGTGATCATGCGCCCGCGCGAAGAAGGCATGGCAACGATTTACGGCATTCTGCCGCGCAAAAGCAAATTCTCGCGCAAAGCCGCCGGCAAGAAAAACGAGGAGCAGATCGTCGCGGCGAACATCGATACGGTGTTTTTAGTTGCGGGATTGGATGGCGATTATAATCTGCGGCGGATGGAGCGCTATCTCGTCGTGGCCTGGGAAAGCGGCGCCAATCCGGTGATCGTGCTGAATAAAGTCGATTTGTGCCATGACATCGCTGAGGTGATGCAGGAGGTGGATTCCATCGCACTCGGCGTGCCGATTGTGGTGATGAGCGCCCTGAACGATCAAGGCTTGGATGAATTGTTGTCGCATATAAAAAAAGGAAAGACCGGCGCGCTGCTCGGCTCCTCCGGCGTCGGCAAATCGACGATCATTAATCATTTGCTCGGCAAAGAAATTTTGAAAACGCAGGAAGTGCGCGAGAATGATGATCGCGGCCGGCACACCACGGCGCGCCGCGAGTTGATTCTGCTGCCCTCCGGCGGTTTGCTGATGGACACGCCGGGCATGCGCGAGCTGCAGCTTTGGGGCGGTGACGACGGCATCAAGGAGGCGTTTGATGACATCACCGAGTTGGCGCAACAATGCCGCTTTCGCGATTGCCGGCACGGCGTGGAACCGGATTGCGCCGTGCAGCAAGCTTTGCAAGACGGCGCGCTCGCTCCGGATCGCTTCGAAAGCTATCTCAAGCTGCAAAAAGAGATCGCGTATCTCCATCGCAAAGAAGACAAGGTTGCCGAGCTGCTTCAAAGAGAAAAGTGGAGAAAAATTCACGCCACGTACAAGAAGCTCTACAAGCAGCGGTGA
- a CDS encoding putative DNA binding domain-containing protein, whose amino-acid sequence MQKDFLTMLLVRIEYAIFEKPPTNNFENNGYLKHQSHFAKSYEKNAMNFMELKARLEQGENLHTELKQWPVHADDLAAAIVALANTDGGQIFVGVDNNGQIVGIDQNERDRISQSIDNVARNNIAPPATIIQETVLDEQGRLVLIVHIPKGDQRPYRTNRGVYFVRTTSGRQQASREELLRLFQATESLYYDESPVFAASVSDVEAQALQDLLELIKSHGFDVESIETERVLRNWHLSCATNSGVRLTLAGVLFLARSPQYFLPTTYISALRIPGTEIANVPLDQKRIQGRLLTMIEDTLRFLYIHLPRPHHIKGLEPEVKPEFPQEVLREILVNAIAHRDYTISAPIRVIVYDDRLEFRSPGQMLNTVTLENLSYGIHVLRNPMIYTMLLRVGLVTDVGSGIPRIIRLTRQATGLEPTFKLEGNEFVVSLPRRSNGNAPQQ is encoded by the coding sequence TTGCAAAAAGATTTTCTAACCATGTTGCTCGTGAGAATAGAATACGCTATATTTGAAAAGCCACCAACAAATAATTTTGAAAACAACGGATATTTAAAGCACCAAAGCCATTTTGCCAAATCATACGAGAAGAATGCCATGAATTTTATGGAACTAAAAGCTCGGCTGGAACAAGGCGAAAACCTTCACACAGAATTAAAGCAATGGCCGGTTCACGCCGATGATCTGGCTGCGGCGATCGTTGCGCTGGCGAATACCGACGGAGGACAAATTTTCGTCGGCGTGGATAACAACGGCCAAATCGTCGGTATCGATCAAAATGAACGCGACCGGATCAGTCAATCAATAGACAATGTCGCCCGCAACAACATTGCGCCTCCAGCGACCATCATTCAAGAGACGGTGCTGGATGAGCAAGGGCGGCTTGTTCTCATCGTTCACATTCCGAAGGGCGACCAGCGCCCGTATCGAACGAACCGAGGCGTCTATTTTGTGCGCACCACATCGGGACGCCAGCAGGCTTCGCGTGAAGAATTACTGCGCTTGTTTCAGGCGACGGAGAGCCTCTATTACGACGAATCTCCTGTGTTTGCCGCCTCTGTAAGCGACGTGGAAGCCCAGGCTCTCCAGGATTTATTGGAGCTCATCAAAAGCCATGGTTTTGATGTGGAAAGCATCGAGACTGAAAGAGTGTTGCGCAACTGGCATTTATCGTGCGCAACCAATAGCGGCGTTCGTCTAACGCTGGCTGGAGTTTTATTTTTGGCTAGAAGCCCACAATATTTTTTGCCCACGACATATATTTCGGCGTTGCGCATTCCTGGAACTGAAATCGCCAATGTCCCGCTTGATCAAAAACGCATCCAGGGGCGTTTATTAACCATGATCGAAGACACGTTGCGTTTTCTCTACATCCACCTGCCGCGTCCGCACCACATCAAGGGTTTGGAGCCGGAAGTTAAACCGGAATTTCCACAGGAAGTATTGCGGGAAATACTGGTCAATGCCATCGCGCACCGCGATTATACGATTTCCGCGCCCATCCGCGTGATCGTTTATGATGATCGCCTCGAATTTCGCTCTCCCGGCCAGATGCTGAATACGGTGACCCTGGAAAATCTCAGTTATGGCATCCATGTGCTGCGCAATCCGATGATCTACACCATGCTTTTGCGCGTCGGTTTGGTCACCGATGTGGGCAGCGGCATTCCACGCATCATTCGATTGACTCGCCAAGCAACGGGGCTGGAGCCGACGTTTAAATTGGAAGGAAATGAATTCGTGGTTTCATTGCCGCGGCGAAGCAATGGCAACGCGCCGCAGCAATAA
- a CDS encoding NHL repeat-containing protein, whose translation MGINFVFGQGRVVRHVIIILSLQFPAFAAAQSQPQIVFRGIMLDEVIGTARLSQPLGMDIDPDGNIYLADTGNNRILKFNRRGELRREAGGFGFDKQQFDRPVDIWAGNGLEVFVVDYNNQRLERYDKDLNYIASYYSDEVQPAPLQFGYPAAVGFSANGEIFLADHEFNRVLRIDSFGKPKSSFGDFNWGEGRLARPAKILLAARQKIFVSDSTAEAIVEFDDYGNFVRRLGEGVLRDPAGMAMLGANRRGQKSEGLLLAADRGNHRIVCFGNDGEKIFDFGRRGRAPGEFSFPADVAVQGNRIFVLDTGNNRLQVFELQSK comes from the coding sequence ATGGGGATAAATTTCGTTTTCGGCCAAGGCCGGGTTGTGCGCCATGTCATCATCATTCTCTCATTGCAGTTTCCGGCTTTTGCCGCCGCGCAGAGCCAGCCGCAAATCGTCTTTCGCGGCATCATGTTGGACGAGGTCATCGGAACCGCCAGGCTCTCACAGCCGCTCGGCATGGACATTGATCCCGACGGCAATATTTATCTTGCCGACACCGGCAACAACCGCATTTTAAAATTCAACCGGCGCGGCGAGCTGCGGCGCGAAGCCGGCGGCTTTGGTTTCGACAAGCAACAGTTCGACCGGCCCGTCGATATTTGGGCGGGGAACGGTTTGGAGGTTTTCGTTGTTGATTACAATAACCAGCGTCTGGAGCGCTACGATAAGGATCTGAATTATATCGCGTCGTATTATTCCGATGAAGTGCAGCCGGCGCCGCTGCAATTCGGCTATCCGGCGGCGGTGGGATTTTCGGCAAACGGCGAGATTTTTCTCGCCGATCACGAATTCAACCGCGTGCTGCGCATCGATTCCTTTGGCAAGCCCAAGTCGAGCTTCGGCGATTTCAACTGGGGCGAAGGCCGGCTGGCGCGTCCGGCAAAAATTTTGTTGGCCGCGCGCCAAAAAATTTTTGTGAGCGATTCCACCGCCGAGGCGATTGTGGAGTTTGATGATTACGGCAATTTTGTGCGGCGGCTCGGCGAAGGCGTGCTGCGCGATCCGGCGGGCATGGCGATGCTAGGGGCAAATCGCAGGGGGCAAAAGAGTGAGGGGCTGTTGTTGGCGGCGGATCGAGGGAATCATCGGATCGTTTGCTTTGGCAACGACGGCGAAAAAATTTTTGATTTTGGCAGGCGCGGCCGCGCGCCGGGAGAATTTTCTTTTCCGGCGGATGTCGCGGTTCAGGGCAACCGCATTTTTGTTTTGGACACCGGCAACAATCGCCTGCAGGTTTTTGAATTGCAATCGAAGTAA
- the fumC gene encoding class II fumarate hydratase, translated as MQYRLETDSMGEIQVPEDRYYGAQTARSLIHFKIGGERFPREMIWAFGILKKAAALVNKELGLLPAEKADLIVKAADEVISGKLDDHFPLVVWQTGSGTQTNMNANEVISNRAIEMAGGKMGSKKPIHPNDDVNKAQSSNDTFPAAMHIAAVHEIHRRLIPMVTQLRDTLAQKAEAFKNIIKIGRTHLMDAVPLTLGQEFSGYVTQLDHGLKRIEMVLPHLYELALGGTAVGTGLNTHPQFAVKSAAKIAELTGYPFVSAENKFEALAAHDAMVMTSGALKTLACSLMKIANDIRWLASGPRCGLGELTIPENEPGSSIMPGKVNPTQSEAMTMVAAQVIGNDVTISVGGASGNFELNVFKPVIIYNLLQSIRLIADACEMFNEHCAVGIEANEANIKKHLQNSLMLVTALNPHVGYDNAAKIARKAHKENLTLREAAVALGILTGEKFDQAVRPERMIGPE; from the coding sequence ATGCAATATCGCCTCGAAACCGACAGCATGGGAGAAATTCAAGTACCGGAGGATCGTTATTACGGCGCGCAGACGGCGCGGTCGTTGATTCATTTCAAGATCGGCGGCGAGCGCTTTCCGCGCGAGATGATTTGGGCCTTCGGCATTCTCAAAAAAGCCGCGGCGCTGGTGAACAAAGAGCTCGGGCTTTTGCCGGCGGAAAAAGCCGATCTCATCGTCAAAGCCGCTGATGAAGTGATCTCGGGAAAACTCGATGATCATTTTCCGCTCGTGGTTTGGCAGACCGGCAGCGGCACGCAAACCAACATGAACGCCAACGAGGTGATCTCGAATCGCGCGATCGAAATGGCCGGCGGGAAAATGGGCAGCAAGAAGCCGATTCACCCGAACGACGACGTCAACAAAGCGCAATCGTCGAATGACACGTTTCCGGCGGCCATGCACATCGCGGCGGTGCACGAAATCCATCGCCGGCTGATTCCGATGGTCACGCAACTGCGCGACACGCTGGCGCAAAAAGCCGAGGCGTTCAAAAACATCATCAAAATCGGCCGCACGCATTTGATGGACGCCGTGCCGCTCACACTCGGACAGGAATTTTCCGGTTACGTCACGCAGCTCGATCACGGCCTGAAACGTATCGAAATGGTTTTGCCGCATCTGTACGAGCTGGCGCTCGGCGGCACGGCAGTCGGCACGGGTCTGAACACGCATCCGCAATTCGCTGTGAAATCCGCGGCGAAGATTGCCGAGCTGACCGGCTATCCGTTCGTCAGCGCCGAAAACAAATTCGAAGCGCTGGCGGCGCATGACGCGATGGTGATGACCAGCGGCGCGCTGAAAACCCTGGCGTGCTCGTTGATGAAAATCGCCAACGACATTCGCTGGCTGGCCTCCGGCCCGCGCTGCGGCCTCGGCGAGCTGACGATTCCGGAAAATGAGCCGGGCAGCTCGATCATGCCGGGCAAGGTCAATCCGACGCAATCCGAAGCCATGACGATGGTGGCGGCGCAAGTCATCGGCAACGATGTCACCATCAGCGTCGGCGGCGCCTCGGGCAATTTCGAGCTGAATGTCTTCAAGCCGGTGATCATTTATAATTTGCTGCAATCCATTCGGCTGATCGCCGACGCCTGCGAGATGTTCAACGAGCATTGCGCTGTTGGCATCGAGGCGAACGAGGCCAACATCAAGAAACATTTGCAAAATTCGCTGATGCTGGTGACGGCGCTGAATCCGCATGTCGGCTACGACAACGCGGCCAAAATTGCCAGGAAGGCGCACAAAGAAAATCTCACGTTGCGCGAGGCGGCGGTTGCGCTCGGCATTTTGACCGGCGAAAAATTCGACCAGGCCGTGCGGCCGGAGAGAATGATCGGGCCGGAGTAA